A region of Streptomyces sp. NBC_00654 DNA encodes the following proteins:
- a CDS encoding TetR family transcriptional regulator, which translates to MGGEKAESGEKSATGQNAAAGAVAREPAGLRERKKQLTYQAVSDAAIAMFLERGFDKVSVAEVAAAADISKPTLFRYFPAKEDLVLHRFADHEDESARVVTGRPAGETPLDALRRNCLDGLERRDPVTGLCDVPQVLAYQRLLYGTPSLVARMYAYQGRSEAALARALGDGTAERLAAGQIVAVLRILAMENWRRIDAGESAEQVYESAVRAAELAFAQLRTGLE; encoded by the coding sequence ATGGGTGGAGAGAAGGCCGAGAGCGGCGAGAAGTCCGCGACCGGGCAGAATGCAGCGGCCGGGGCGGTGGCGCGGGAGCCCGCCGGACTGCGGGAGCGCAAGAAGCAGCTGACCTATCAGGCGGTCTCCGACGCCGCGATCGCGATGTTCCTGGAACGGGGCTTCGACAAGGTCTCGGTGGCGGAGGTGGCGGCCGCCGCCGATATCTCCAAGCCGACGCTGTTCCGGTACTTCCCCGCCAAGGAGGACCTGGTCCTGCACCGGTTCGCCGACCACGAGGACGAGTCGGCCAGGGTGGTGACGGGCCGGCCGGCCGGGGAGACCCCGCTGGACGCCCTGCGCCGGAACTGCCTGGACGGGCTGGAGCGGCGCGACCCGGTGACCGGGCTCTGCGACGTCCCGCAGGTGCTCGCCTACCAACGGCTGCTGTACGGGACGCCGTCCCTGGTGGCCCGGATGTACGCGTACCAGGGGCGTTCCGAGGCGGCGCTCGCCCGCGCCCTGGGCGACGGGACGGCCGAGCGGCTCGCCGCCGGACAGATCGTCGCCGTACTGCGCATTCTGGCCATGGAGAACTGGCGGCGGATCGACGCGGGGGAGAGCGCGGAGCAGGTGTACGAGTCGGCGGTACGGGCGGCCGAGCTGGCGTTCGCGCAGTTGAGGACGGGGCTGGAGTAG